Genomic window (Bosea vaviloviae):
CCAGCACCGGGATGTCGTCGAGCACCAGCGTGTGGAAGCGCTGCGCCAGCGCGATATAGTCCGACGCGCCATAGGCCTGGCTGCAGAGGTCGGAAAAGCTCGCCCGCGCCACGCCGCCGGCCGCCTGCGGAATCCGCATGTCGTGCCCTTTGACCGACAGCGTCACCGGCGCGCCATGCGCTACGCCGGAGACGCGCCTGAACGCCTCATCGAGCGCAGCCTGCGCCGCCGCGTCGGCCGGGACGTGATAGGTCGGCGCGCCCCCGAGCTTCTCCAGGCGGAAATCGGTGCGCGCATCCAACCTGAGCACCTCGACCTTCTCGGTCAGCAGCGCGACGAAAGGCAGGAACAGCGCCCGGTTGAGCCCGCCCTCATAGAGCCGCGACGGCTCGACATTCGAGGTCGCGACCACGACGACGCCAGCAGCGAACAGGGCCGTGAACAGCCGGCCGAGGATCATCGCATCGGCGATATCGGTGACCGTGAACTCGTCGAAGCAGAGCAGGCTCGCCTCCTCGGCGAGATCGGCCGCGATGGGGGCGATCGGATCGGGCTCCTTGACCTCGCCGGCCTTGAGCTTCTGCCGGTAGGCAAAGATGCGCGAATGCACGTCGGCCAGGAATTCGTGGAAATGCACGCGCCGGCGCTTCGGCACCGGCGCTGCGTCATAGAACATGTCCATCAGCATGGTCTTGCCGCGCCCGACCGAGCCCCAGATGTAGAGCCCCTTGGGGGCCTCCGTCGAAGCCTGCTTGCCGCCGAGCAGCCAGCCGAGCGCGCTGCTCTTCCTGCCCAGGCGGCGCGCGCCCAGGGCCTCGGCCAGCGCCGCGAGGCGCCTGACCACGGCGACCTGCGCCGGATCGCGCTCGATGGCGCCCGCCTCGACCAAGGCGAAGTAACGGTCTGAAATCGAAGCGGCCATGGCGAGGATCGTCGGCGGAAGGGAATTTCCGGTTACGGCAGGCAAGGCCCCGCCGCAAGGCCGGTGACGGCATGGCAGGGGCTCGAAGCCATGCCGGAACAAGCTAGTACGGGCAAATTCTTACCCGTTAGCCCCGCGGCTCCCGCAACCCGGCGCGCTGCATGGCAGCCCTTCCCGGCCATGCTTTCCGTCCGCACCACAACGGCCTAGCCTAGCCAGCCAATGGGACATTGCTCTTAGCGAAAGGCGGCCAGTGATGAAGAAGGGCTCCGACCTCCTGGTTGAAGCGCTCGAGAACGAGGGCGTCGACCGCATTTTCGGTGTGCCGGGCGAGGAGAATCTCGATGTCGTCGAGTCGCTTCGCACCTCCGGCATCAAGCTGATCCTGACGCGGCACGAGCAGGCGGCGGCCTTCATGGCCGCGACCCATGGCCGCTTGACCGGCAAACCCGGCGTCTGCATCGCGACGCTTGGACCTGGCGCGCTCAATTTCTCGACCGGGGCGGCCTATGCCCATCTCGGCGCCATGCCGATGATCCTGATCACCGGCCAGAAGGCGATCATGACCGCCAAGCAGGCGCGCTTCCAGATCGTCGATGTCGTCGCCTCGATGAAGCCATTGACCAAGATGACGCGGCAGATCGTCAGCGTCGCCAGCATCCCATCCGTGGTGCGCGACGCCTTCCGCGTCGCGATGGAGGAGCGGCCGGGTCCGGTCCATCTCGAATTGCCCGAGGATGTCGCAGCCGAGGAGATCGCGGATGCCTCGGTCATTCCGGTCCACCCGCTGGAGCGCCCGGTCGCTCAAGCCACCGCGCTCGACCGCGCCGCCGCAATGATCCTGGCCGCCAAGCACCCGCTCGTCATGATCGGCGCAGCCGGAAACCGGCCACGCCTCGTGGAAGAGCTGTCCTCCTTCGTGCGGCGCACGCGCCTGCCCTTCTTCAACACGCAGATGGGCAAGGGCGCCGTCACCGGTGGCTCGAACCTCTATATGGGCACCGCCGCGCTCTCAGAGCGCGACTACGTCCATCAGGCCGTCGACAAGGCGGACCTGATCATCGCGATCGGTCACGATACCATCGAGAAGCCGCCCTTCCTGATGAAAAGCGCCGGCGGCTCGAAGGTCATCCATATCGGCTACCAATCGGCCAATGTCGAACAGGTCTACCATCCCGACGCCGAGGTGATCGGCGATATCGGCGCGACGGTGACGGGGCTGGCGGACAGGCTCGAAGGCAAGCTCGAAGCCGACCCGTCGATGCTGGCGCTGCGCCAGACGATCCTTGCCCGGATCAATGATCGCGCCGAGGAGGATCGCTTTCCGGTCACGCCGCAGCGCATCGTCCACGACATCCGCCAGGTCATGCCGGAGGACGGCATCGTCTGCCTCGACAACGGCATGTACAAGATCTGGTTCGCCCGGAACTACCGCACCCATGTCGCCAACACGCTGCTGCTCGACAATGCGCTGGCGACGATGGGAGCCGGCCTGCCCTCGGCGATGATGGCGGCGATGCTCTATCCCGAACGACGCGTCATGGCGGTGTGCGGCGATGGCGGCTTCATGATGAATTCGCAGGAGATGGAGACCGCCGTCCGGCTCGGCCTCAACCTCGTCGTCGTCATCCTCAACGACAACGCCTATGGCATGATCCGCTGGAAGCAGTCGGTCGATAATTTCCCCGATTTCGGAATGACCTTCGGCAATCCCGATTTCGTGCGGTATGCGCAAGCCTATGGCGCCAAAGGCTCGCGGGTTGCCTCCGTCGAAGATCTCGTGCCGACGCTGGAGGCCGCCTTCACTGGGGGCGGCGTCCATCTCGTCGAGATCCCGATCGACTATTCCGAGAACACCCGCGTGCTTGTCGAGGAACTGCGCAACCGCAGCCCCGACATCCAGCTCGCCTGACCGGGAGAAAACCCATGCTGCAGGTCGTACAGGCCTTCGATCGCGCGCCGATCACCGAGATCGCGACCGACGACGCGGCCGCCCTGGAAGCCAAGCTCCAGGCGGCCGAGCGCGTCTTCCGCAACCGCGACGGCTGGCTCAAGCCGCATGAACGGATGGCGATCCTGCGCCGGTTGGCCGGGCTGATCGCGGGCAAGCGCGACCATCTCGCTTTGCAGATCGCACGCGAAGGCGGCAAGCCCCTGCCGGACGCGATCGTAGAGGTCACCCGCGCCATCGACGGCGTGCACAACGCCGCCGACGAGTTGCGCAACCTCAGTGGCCGCGAGATCCCGATGGGCCTGTCGCCGGCCGCTGTCGATCGCTGGGCCTTCACCACCAAGGAGCCGATCGGCATCGTCGCCGCGATCTCGGCCTTCAACCATCCGCTGAACCTGATCGTGCATCAGGTCGCCCCTGCGATCGCCACCGGCTGCCCGGTCATCATCAAGCCGGCGGGCACGACGCCGCTCTCCTGTCTCGACTTCGTCGCGCTCGTGCATGAGGCTGGGCTGCCGGAGGCCTGGTGCCAGAGCTTCGTCCCCGAAACGACCGAGCTTGCCGAAAAACTCGCGACCGATCCGCGTATCGGCTTCCTCAGCTTCATCGGCTCGGCCAAGGTCGGCTGGTATCTCCATAGCAAGCTTGCCCATGGCGCGCGCTCGGCGCTGGAGCATGGCGGCGTCGCGCCTGCGATCGTCGACAAGAGCGCCAATCTCGAAGCGATCATCGAGCCGATGGTGAAGGGCGGCTACTACCATGCCGGCCAGGTCTGCGTGTCGACGCAGCGTATCTATGTGCATGATTCCATCGTCAACGACTTCACCGAGCGGCTCGTGGCGCGGGTGAAGAAGCTGCGCACCGGGGATCCCGTGCTGAAGGACACTGAAGTCGGCCCGCTGATCACGCCGAAGGAAGCCGACCGCGTCGCCTCCTGGATCGACGAGGCGGTGAAGGGCGGCGCCAAGCTGCTGACCGGCGGCAAGCGGCTCTCCGAGACGACGCTGGAGCCGACCGTGCTGGTCGATCCTTCCGAGGAGGCACGCATCTCGCGGGAGGAGATCTTCGGCCCGGCCGTCGCGATCTACCGCTATCGCGATCTCGACGATGCGATCGCCCGGGCCAATTCCCTGCCGGTCGCCTTCCAGGCCAGCATCTTCGCGCAGGACATCGACATCGCCTTGCGCGCCGCCAACCGGCTCGATGCCTCAGCCGTCATGATCAATGATCCGACGACCTTCCGCACCGACTGGATGCCCTTCGCCGGCCGCCGCGAATCCGGCTACGCCACCGGCGGCATCCCCTTCACCATGCGCGACATGACGCAGGAGAAGATGATCCTGATGCGCCGGAGCTAGCGCATTGTGCCAAAAATGCTAGCGGTTTTCATGCTGATTTGGCTCTCACTCTTTGATGCACCGAAAAGCGCGGGGAACCCCTCTCCTGTAAGGAGAGGGGCAGGGGTGAGGTGTAGGCCCCTAGACCAGTTACGTGGAAACGTTGCCGTCGATTGCGAGCAGCAGTGGGGTCACGGCCAAACGTCAAACGGCCTACACCTCACCCAACCCTCTCCTTACAGGAGAGGGCTCCCGCGCTCGGTCGGAAACGGAGAGCCGGATGCGAAAAACCGGTACCTTTTTCGCGCAATGCTCTCGATCACGTCGCATGCGGACGGTTCCGTCCGAATGCGAAAAAACGTGATCGATTCTTGGGGTTCAGAGCATTGCTCCCACGAAAATCCGGCGCCCGCTTTTCGCGCAATGCTCTGGGCCCTGCGCACTTGCTCTTCACTCTCGCTTCGGGCAGGTTTCGGAGTGTTGCTGCCGTAAGTTCCAAGCGAGAATTCACTCAAGCCCGTATGCGGAGATTGCGTCCCTATATCTGGAATGCCGTGGCATTTTAAGAGTTCGTAACCCGACCGATGGACACGACACTTCAAAAAGGCCTGATGATTCTTGAAGCCTTGGCCAAGACCGCTGAGCCGAGGAGCGTCGAAGATTTGGCGTTGCAGACGGAATTGAACGAAAGCAACGTTCAAAGCGCGCTCGAAGCCTTCGAATTTGCAGGATATCTCGCGCGCGAGCCGGCCACGGGGCGCTATGAGCTGTCCTTGAAATTATGGGGATTGGGGGTGGGCCTGTTGTCCCGGCTCGACCTCAAGCGGGCGGC
Coding sequences:
- the zapE gene encoding cell division protein ZapE, whose amino-acid sequence is MAASISDRYFALVEAGAIERDPAQVAVVRRLAALAEALGARRLGRKSSALGWLLGGKQASTEAPKGLYIWGSVGRGKTMLMDMFYDAAPVPKRRRVHFHEFLADVHSRIFAYRQKLKAGEVKEPDPIAPIAADLAEEASLLCFDEFTVTDIADAMILGRLFTALFAAGVVVVATSNVEPSRLYEGGLNRALFLPFVALLTEKVEVLRLDARTDFRLEKLGGAPTYHVPADAAAQAALDEAFRRVSGVAHGAPVTLSVKGHDMRIPQAAGGVARASFSDLCSQAYGASDYIALAQRFHTLVLDDIPVLVRDRRNEAKRFIILIDTLYEHHVKLVASAAAEPHELYKDGNGREAFEFDRTVSRLIEMRSDDYLALPHGRADSAASGDSGGLVET
- a CDS encoding acetolactate synthase large subunit; amino-acid sequence: MKKGSDLLVEALENEGVDRIFGVPGEENLDVVESLRTSGIKLILTRHEQAAAFMAATHGRLTGKPGVCIATLGPGALNFSTGAAYAHLGAMPMILITGQKAIMTAKQARFQIVDVVASMKPLTKMTRQIVSVASIPSVVRDAFRVAMEERPGPVHLELPEDVAAEEIADASVIPVHPLERPVAQATALDRAAAMILAAKHPLVMIGAAGNRPRLVEELSSFVRRTRLPFFNTQMGKGAVTGGSNLYMGTAALSERDYVHQAVDKADLIIAIGHDTIEKPPFLMKSAGGSKVIHIGYQSANVEQVYHPDAEVIGDIGATVTGLADRLEGKLEADPSMLALRQTILARINDRAEEDRFPVTPQRIVHDIRQVMPEDGIVCLDNGMYKIWFARNYRTHVANTLLLDNALATMGAGLPSAMMAAMLYPERRVMAVCGDGGFMMNSQEMETAVRLGLNLVVVILNDNAYGMIRWKQSVDNFPDFGMTFGNPDFVRYAQAYGAKGSRVASVEDLVPTLEAAFTGGGVHLVEIPIDYSENTRVLVEELRNRSPDIQLA
- a CDS encoding aldehyde dehydrogenase family protein: MLQVVQAFDRAPITEIATDDAAALEAKLQAAERVFRNRDGWLKPHERMAILRRLAGLIAGKRDHLALQIAREGGKPLPDAIVEVTRAIDGVHNAADELRNLSGREIPMGLSPAAVDRWAFTTKEPIGIVAAISAFNHPLNLIVHQVAPAIATGCPVIIKPAGTTPLSCLDFVALVHEAGLPEAWCQSFVPETTELAEKLATDPRIGFLSFIGSAKVGWYLHSKLAHGARSALEHGGVAPAIVDKSANLEAIIEPMVKGGYYHAGQVCVSTQRIYVHDSIVNDFTERLVARVKKLRTGDPVLKDTEVGPLITPKEADRVASWIDEAVKGGAKLLTGGKRLSETTLEPTVLVDPSEEARISREEIFGPAVAIYRYRDLDDAIARANSLPVAFQASIFAQDIDIALRAANRLDASAVMINDPTTFRTDWMPFAGRRESGYATGGIPFTMRDMTQEKMILMRRS